The following nucleotide sequence is from Deltaproteobacteria bacterium.
AAAACAGTTGGCACAACTATTGAATAAGGAAAGAGACAATGAATCACTATTATTTTCAACGGTCATTTTTAACGAAACTATAAAAACATTATTCCGATAAGGGCATTAGATATAAAAATTTCATGTAATAGATTAGATATTGATTTTGAATCGTACAAGAGGGGTTGTCTTTTGAACCCTGGAGAGTTAGTGGACCCACTCACCTAGAAAAAGGAGTCTTTATGAAGAAATTAGCCTTCAAGGCGCTTTGTCTCTGGATAACGCTTCTCTTCTTCGTCCCTCCGGTGACCGCCAAAGAACCGGGGGTAGCCGTCCTTGAACTCCGCCACGCCTCGGTTTCCCCCACGGAGAGCCGGACGATGGCCCAGACCCTCCGCAAAAAACTCTCTACAGAAGGAAAGGTTCTCTCGGAGGCCGAAACCAGAGAAGGACTCAGCGGTTTTCAGGATCAAACCCCAGTTAGTGGTCTTGGTGCTGTCTATGAAACGGCCATGCAGAACTACCGTCGGCTGGAACTGGAGACTGCAGAACGGGAATTAAAGCGGAAATTAGGAGAATCCCAGAGGGGTGAGTCACCCAAGGGGGGAATGACCTTGGAAGACGCCTTTCACCTGGTCCCGGCAACCCTCCTGTTGGGGGAACTGGCCCAAGCCCAGGGAAGACAAAAAGAGGCGGTTTTCTACTTTCGTGAAGCGGCCCGTCTTTCACTGGACACCCCGTTGAACGAAAAAAGATATTCACCGCAGATTCGTAAACTGTACGAACGGGAAAAAGAGACCCTTTTAAAGGATAAACAAAAACTGGCGCGGGTCCGGGTGGAATCCCCTGTCCGTGGCAAGGGTGCTTCACCCAAGGGTGATTCACCCAAAGTCCACTTGAATGGTATCCTGAAAGGGGAGGCCCCGCTTGTGCTTTCCGGCCTCCCGACAGGAAGACATTACGTTACTGTCACGGCGGAAGGATACCGGCCCTATTTTAGTCCGATCGATCTCTCTCCCGGAGTGGAAACCGGTGTCACCGCCACGCTTGAAAAAATGGATACGGGCCAGCAAGAATCCTTGGGTGAAGCACCCTTTGCCGGTTTTTCGGTCTCCAGCCTGCAAGCCCAGGAGGAGATCACGGGAAAGGCAGTCTCCGCCGGTAAACTCCTCGGCGTCGATCAGGTCATTCTTGTCTCCGTTACCGGGGAGGGGGGGCAGTTTCAGGCGACGGCCCGCCTTGTTGATGTTGTGAGCCGGCGGCTCCAACCGGCCGCCAGTATCGGATTTGACAAAACATCCCGTAGCCGGGAAGCGGCCTCTGCCAAATTGGCTTCGCATCTCACAGCCAAACCCTTGGCCATTGCCCAAAGGGAAGGTAGCTCCGTTCCTCGTTCTCCCTTGGGTGGATCACCCTTGGGTGGAGCACCTTTGAAAAATCGTTTCGTTTCTGAAGAAAAACCGCTCTGGGTAAAACCGATCTTCTGGATCATCAGCGGGGTCATCCTTGCCGGGGCAGGGACAGGGATTGGGCTCGCCCTTTCCAGTGGAGGGGGAGCCTCCGAAGTGCCGGTCACTGTTTCGGGAAATATTCCAAGTGTAACGGGTCAGTAGAGGTTTACCGATGAAACCTTGGTTTCTCACATTACTTGTCTTTCTCACCGCCTGCGGTTCTTTGGAAAAGGGAAGTGGGTCTTCGGTCGCCTTTGACCTTCCTCCCGCCCTGCAGACGCAAAGCACGACCGACACCAAGGCATTTTTGCTGGCAACGAACAGTGAAGAAACCAAAGAACTGGAACTCACCATCGCCGGTGGCAAGGTCTCCGGAACCATTAATCTGAAACCGGGTCTCTGGACCCTCGAACTCCATTTCTACCAAAAGGCACCGTCAGGGAGCTATCTCCTGGTCGCCATGGTCTCGTTTGGAGAAAAAGAGGTCGGGGAGGAGGGGCTGGAACTCTCTTACGACCCCTCCCAGATCTTCTTTGACGATTTTAACGGAACCTCCCCCTCGATCGCCTCTCCTTCGGTCTCCCTCCCTGAAAACTGCTCCAAGCTCTTTGATTGTGACGGGGATGGATTCAGCAACTTTGAAGAGATCAAAGCAGGGAGTAACCCCGAAGATGCCAAGAGTATGCCTCAAAAGAAGTCAGAGAGTGTCTCGGCCCCGGTCGCAACCACAACAACCATCAATAAATCTTCAGTCACTGTGACAACACCACCGCTGACACGTGTGATGGATGGACTCGTCGGGTGGTGGAAATTTGATGAGGGGACAGGATATCTGGCCAAGGACTCCAGCGGAAATGGGAATGATGGAACCCTGATGCCCCAGACCACCGAGAGTCCCGGGCGTCTTGCCAACGGAGTCTCCGGCGAATTCCTCCATTTTGACGGCGAAGGAGACGGGAGTCAGGATTATGTCCTCATCGGAGATAAACCGACTCTGGAAGGGATGACACAGTTGACGGTGGAGGCCTGGGTCAGGACCAACCATCCGAATCAAAAAAACACCGCTGTCATATCGAAGGACTGGTCAAATAATGGGTCCTATGTTTTACGAATGAATCCCAGCGAGGCAAACGCGAGTGACGGGATGATTAATTTTCGGACGGAAACCGACACGGGGGATGTCACAGAACGAAATGCGGATACGGAGTCCGGTCAGGCCATTAACGATGGTGCCTGGCATCACGTGGTCGGAACCTACGACGGTGCCACCCAAAAGATTTTCATCGACGGGATCCTGCAGAGCTACGTAGCACAGACCGGGATCATCGACACGGGAGATTACGATCTCTGTTTTGCCACCACTTGTTACACCAATGGTGACGGGAGCCGGGGTTTTTACCGATTTTTTATCGGAGACTTGGACGAAGTCGCCATCTACAACCGTGCCCTTACAACCGCGGAGGTCCGCAATAACTGCCAGGTCAATGACCCCACCGGAAGCACCTGTGCGGCCGATGATGTGCCGGATCAAATCACACCATCGGGCGTAACTCTCCCACCAACACGCGCGTTTATTTCCTGGAAGAGGGGAACGATTCCCACCGGAAAAACTTTTGATCATGATCAACTTTGCTATGCCACTAACGGTTCCGACATCAGCCCTCCAGCAAGCTGCCTGAACCCAACCAACCGGACAGTACCGTATCATGTTTTGGAACCCCTCACCGCCAACAACACTGACTACCGCTGGAAGGTCCGCACTTGTTACAACGCCGCCGGAACTGACTGCTCCGCTTATTCGCCGGTATGGAGTTTCTCGACCAACAGTCTACCGACCGCATGGTGGAAATTCGACCAGACACCGATTGTCAATGGAACGACCCTCTTAGACGTGGGAATCAGTGGTCAAAACGGGACATTTGTGGGCAATGGCACATGGGGGCACACCGACACAGGGGACGGCATTTTAGACACAGCTCTTTTCCTGAATGGGCTGGAAGAATATGTCGATTTAGGAACTCCCGCCTTTGTCGATTGGAACGCCAGTGAAGGAACCCTCAGCGGTCGCGTCAAAATCCTGGTTGTTGGGGGGGGCATCTTCTCGAATAGCGATGGAGATGCCTGGGTCAATGAGAGACTCACTCTATTCTTCCGGAACCTAAGCAACACATGGGGGTGGTCGTTTGCTGACGGCACAACGTCCCAAAATGACTCCTTCAGCCCACTGCCGCAAAACGAATGGGCCACATTCACCGTAGCCTGGAATGGAACAACAGTGTGGACTTATTTGAATGGTCTCCTCATTAACCAACAGGCCCAAACCGTTATTCCCGTACTCTTTTCGAACCCGGGTACATCATGGCTTGGCAGGACTCAAGGCATTTCACCCGACAACTTGGC
It contains:
- a CDS encoding PEGA domain-containing protein; amino-acid sequence: MKKLAFKALCLWITLLFFVPPVTAKEPGVAVLELRHASVSPTESRTMAQTLRKKLSTEGKVLSEAETREGLSGFQDQTPVSGLGAVYETAMQNYRRLELETAERELKRKLGESQRGESPKGGMTLEDAFHLVPATLLLGELAQAQGRQKEAVFYFREAARLSLDTPLNEKRYSPQIRKLYEREKETLLKDKQKLARVRVESPVRGKGASPKGDSPKVHLNGILKGEAPLVLSGLPTGRHYVTVTAEGYRPYFSPIDLSPGVETGVTATLEKMDTGQQESLGEAPFAGFSVSSLQAQEEITGKAVSAGKLLGVDQVILVSVTGEGGQFQATARLVDVVSRRLQPAASIGFDKTSRSREAASAKLASHLTAKPLAIAQREGSSVPRSPLGGSPLGGAPLKNRFVSEEKPLWVKPIFWIISGVILAGAGTGIGLALSSGGGASEVPVTVSGNIPSVTGQ
- a CDS encoding LamG domain-containing protein — its product is MKPWFLTLLVFLTACGSLEKGSGSSVAFDLPPALQTQSTTDTKAFLLATNSEETKELELTIAGGKVSGTINLKPGLWTLELHFYQKAPSGSYLLVAMVSFGEKEVGEEGLELSYDPSQIFFDDFNGTSPSIASPSVSLPENCSKLFDCDGDGFSNFEEIKAGSNPEDAKSMPQKKSESVSAPVATTTTINKSSVTVTTPPLTRVMDGLVGWWKFDEGTGYLAKDSSGNGNDGTLMPQTTESPGRLANGVSGEFLHFDGEGDGSQDYVLIGDKPTLEGMTQLTVEAWVRTNHPNQKNTAVISKDWSNNGSYVLRMNPSEANASDGMINFRTETDTGDVTERNADTESGQAINDGAWHHVVGTYDGATQKIFIDGILQSYVAQTGIIDTGDYDLCFATTCYTNGDGSRGFYRFFIGDLDEVAIYNRALTTAEVRNNCQVNDPTGSTCAADDVPDQITPSGVTLPPTRAFISWKRGTIPTGKTFDHDQLCYATNGSDISPPASCLNPTNRTVPYHVLEPLTANNTDYRWKVRTCYNAAGTDCSAYSPVWSFSTNSLPTAWWKFDQTPIVNGTTLLDVGISGQNGTFVGNGTWGHTDTGDGILDTALFLNGLEEYVDLGTPAFVDWNASEGTLSGRVKILVVGGGIFSNSDGDAWVNERLTLFFRNLSNTWGWSFADGTTSQNDSFSPLPQNEWATFTVAWNGTTVWTYLNGLLINQQAQTVIPVLFSNPGTSWLGRTQGISPDNLANYLDGSIDEVAIFRYALSSEAIINNFCATEALAGISPLPEVCQ